One Mangifera indica cultivar Alphonso unplaced genomic scaffold, CATAS_Mindica_2.1 Un_0003, whole genome shotgun sequence genomic region harbors:
- the LOC123205310 gene encoding putative germin-like protein 2-1: protein MAARILLSLLISFSFSVAFGGDPSPLQDFCVADLDSPVLENGFVCKDPKVVKAEDFYISGLNLRGNTSNSFGSYANRITVEQLPGLNTLGISVARADFAPLGINPPHYHPRASEILTVLEGTLLAGFVTSNPENRLITKVLNKGDAFVFPAGLVHFQKNIGPGYAYSISGLSSQNPGVVTIANAVFGSNPDISGHILAKAFQIDQKVINQIQEKF from the exons ATGGCAGCCAGAATTCTCCTGTCAttactcatttctttttctttttctgttgcATTTGGAGGGGATCCTAGCCCTCTTCAGGATTTCTGCGTCGCAGACCTCGACAGCCCAG TCTTGGAAAATGGCTTTGTTTGTAAGGATCCAAAGGTGGTTAAAGCAGAAGACTTCTATATCAGTGGGCTGAACTTGAGAGGAAACACATCAAATTCTTTTGGCTCCTACGCCAACAGGATCACAGTAGAGCAACTCCCAGGCCTCAACACTCTGGGCATCTCAGTGGCTCGAGCAGATTTTGCTCCATTGGGAATCAACCCTCCCCATTATCATCCCAGGGCCAGTGAAATTTTAACCGTCCTGGAAGGCACCCTGCTTGCAGGATTTGTAACTTCCAATCCTGAAAATCGTCTGATTACCAAAGTGCTTAACAAGGGTGATGCTTTTGTTTTCCCGGCTGGCCTCGTTCACTTCCAGAAAAATATTGGACCTGGGTATGCGTATTCCATTTCAGGACTCAGCAGCCAAAATCCTGGAGTTGTTACAATTGCCAATGCGGTGTTTGGTTCAAATCCTGATATTTCAGGTCATATTCTCGCTAAGGCTTTCCAGATCGATCAGAAAGTTATTAATCAAATCCAGGAAAAGTTCTAG